A single genomic interval of Helianthus annuus cultivar XRQ/B chromosome 13, HanXRQr2.0-SUNRISE, whole genome shotgun sequence harbors:
- the LOC110899531 gene encoding uncharacterized protein LOC110899531, which yields MDVIVAICKVLPDVIGMIVPIWVAVVFGVLVGWLWRPKWARSAIKNLAIPTKSSFVSVSGFGFPKVASSEPSTILFSDTSSSSKLDGEMKNFVGEEDLKHISKLVNETDGGPAWIGMMDKSTSNMSYQAWRRDPETGPPQYRSRTVYEDMSPEMMRDFFWDDEFRLKWDDMLLEAETIEECPNDGTMVVKWVRKFPFFCSDREYIIGRRIWESGKAYYCVTKGVQYPSVPRRTKPRRVDLYYSSWFIRAVESRKGDGQMSACEVLLFHHEDMGIPWEIAKLGVRQGMWGAVKNIDRGLRRYQKHMASGAPLSHCAYMAHVNSKICTDRLKQLENTSNDSQEIVTCEQTVNDEKKPSGKNIPKLLVVGGAIALACTIDRGLLSKAVILGVARRFAKVGRRL from the exons ATGGATGTAATTGTGGCTATTTGTAAGGTGTTGCCGGATGTTATTGGGATGATTGTGCCCATTTGGGTTGCGGTTGTTTTTGGGGTTTTGGTTGGGTGGTTGTGGCGGCCCAAATGGGCTCGTTCTGCTATTAAGAATTTAGCAATTCCTACAAAGAGTAGTTTTGTTTCGGTTTCTGGTTTTGGGTTCCCGAAAGTTGCGTCATCTGAGCCGTCTACAATCTTGTTTTCTGATACCAG TTCGTCGTCGAAATTGGATGGTGAGATGAAGAATTTTGTGGGAGAAGAAGATTTGAAGCATATATCTAAACTTGTTAATGAGACAGATGGAGGTCCTGCTTGGATTGGGATGATGGATAAATCAACTTCAAATATGAGCTATCAAGCTTGGAGGAGAGACCCTGAG ACTGGACCTCCACAATACCGATCGCGAACGGTATATGAAGATATGTCGCCTGAAATGATGAGGGATTTCTTTTGGGACGACGAGTTTCGGTTGAAATGGGATGACATGTTGTTAGAAGCCGAGACCATAGAAGAGTGCCCGAACGATGGAACAATGGTGGTTAAGTGGGTTCGTAAG TTCCCGTTTTTTTGTAGTGATAGGGAGTACATAATCGGTCGTAGAATTTGGGAGTCCGGAAAAGCATACTACTGTGTTACAAAG GGCGTGCAGTATCCATCTGTACCACGTCGGACTAAACCAAGACGTGTCGACTTGTACTATTCAAGTTGGTTCATTCGTGCAG TTGAATCAAGAAAAGGAGATGGACAAATGAGTGCATGTGAAGTGTTACTATTTCATCACGAGGACATGGGAATCCCATGGGAAATCGCAAAACTTGGCGTTCGTCAAGGAATGTGGGGGGCTGTGAAAAATATTGACCGTGGTCTTCGTAGATACCAAAAACACATGGCATCAGGCGCGCCTCTATCTCATTGTGCTTACATGGCACATGTCAACTCAAAAATCTGCACGGATCGGTTGAAACAACTAGAGAACACATCAAATGATTCACAAGAAATCGTAACTTGTGAACAAACGGTGAATGATGAGAAGAAGCCTTCGGGGAAGAACATTCCAAAGCTGTTGGTTGTCGGTGGCGCTATTGCGCTTGCTTGCACAATTGATAGGGGGCTGTTGTCGAAAGCGGTGATACTTGGAGTTGCAAGAAGATTTGCAAAAGTGGGAAGGAGGTTGTGA